The Planococcus liqunii genome includes a region encoding these proteins:
- a CDS encoding diacylglycerol/lipid kinase family protein: MKTVFIINPAAGNGNALKKWSRFAETIRFPYETVFTQTAGHAATIVRSYKEAGDKMLIIGFGGDGTLREIIAGAAGAEQLIVGAVAAGSGNDFGRGFHSFPTAESIAEFLKHPEAKREDLGELQNGGIQRFASSSGIGLDAEISALVNRSTVKKWLNKINAGKLVYLLYVVLTLARFKKFQLTMEQQGQKRVFEDVWFATVSNQPYFGGGMKISPDSKTDDGLLELTVVHGISRLKLLLVFGTVFTGSHTRFKEVHQTSGIEYKLTVDGAIFRHTDGDYAGKTPIHEAVSYTVSEHHWYAVNTRKKEESK; encoded by the coding sequence ATGAAAACAGTATTCATCATAAATCCAGCGGCTGGCAATGGCAATGCCTTAAAAAAATGGAGCCGTTTTGCCGAAACCATCCGTTTCCCATATGAAACGGTGTTCACACAAACGGCTGGGCATGCTGCAACGATCGTTCGTTCTTATAAAGAAGCTGGTGACAAAATGCTGATCATCGGCTTTGGCGGGGACGGCACCTTGCGCGAAATCATCGCCGGAGCGGCGGGAGCCGAGCAGCTGATCGTGGGTGCGGTTGCTGCAGGATCCGGCAATGACTTTGGAAGAGGGTTCCACTCTTTTCCGACTGCTGAATCGATTGCAGAATTTCTAAAGCACCCAGAAGCCAAGCGGGAAGATCTAGGCGAACTGCAAAATGGGGGAATCCAACGGTTTGCCAGCAGTTCCGGCATCGGCTTGGATGCGGAAATATCGGCATTGGTTAACCGCTCAACAGTTAAGAAGTGGCTGAATAAAATCAATGCCGGCAAATTGGTTTACCTGTTGTATGTGGTTTTGACGCTGGCCCGCTTCAAAAAATTTCAGCTCACGATGGAACAACAAGGGCAGAAGAGGGTTTTTGAGGATGTCTGGTTTGCGACTGTCAGCAACCAGCCTTATTTTGGCGGCGGCATGAAAATATCGCCCGATTCGAAAACCGATGACGGCTTGCTGGAGCTGACGGTGGTCCACGGGATTTCCCGCTTGAAACTGCTGCTGGTCTTTGGTACGGTTTTTACCGGAAGCCATACGCGGTTTAAAGAAGTGCACCAGACGAGCGGCATTGAATACAAGCTGACGGTCGATGGGGCGATTTTCCGGCATACAGACGGAGATTACGCAGGAAAAACACCCATTCATGAAGCGGTAAGCTATACTGTAAGCGAGCATCATTGGTATGCCGTAAATACAAGAAAGAAAGAGGAAAGTAAATGA
- the trmB gene encoding tRNA (guanosine(46)-N7)-methyltransferase TrmB, which translates to MRSRYKPWAADLIAANPEIVIPDPEQQKGKWKEVFGNDKPLHIEVGTGKGRFILGMAKANPEVNYIGIELFDSVIVSALEGVLETEGGIPNLRLLRVNGADLLEFFEKGEVDRIYLNFSDPWPKTRHAKRRLTYKTFLALYESVLPQNGEIHFKTDNRGLFEYSLVSMSEYGMLLKDVSLDLHANEPEWNIMTEYEEKFSKKGQPIYRLEAQFNEN; encoded by the coding sequence ATGAGATCACGTTATAAACCATGGGCAGCAGACTTAATCGCTGCCAACCCGGAAATTGTTATTCCGGATCCGGAGCAGCAAAAAGGCAAGTGGAAGGAAGTTTTCGGCAATGACAAGCCGCTTCATATTGAAGTGGGAACAGGCAAAGGCCGTTTTATCCTAGGCATGGCAAAAGCCAACCCGGAAGTCAATTATATCGGCATCGAGTTGTTTGACAGCGTCATCGTCAGTGCGCTCGAAGGGGTCCTTGAAACTGAAGGAGGCATTCCGAACTTGCGGTTGCTGCGGGTTAACGGAGCCGACTTGCTGGAGTTTTTTGAAAAAGGCGAAGTGGACCGCATTTATTTGAACTTTTCCGATCCATGGCCAAAAACGCGCCATGCGAAACGCCGCCTTACCTACAAGACATTTTTGGCGCTTTACGAATCAGTTCTTCCGCAAAACGGGGAAATCCATTTTAAAACCGATAACCGCGGCCTATTTGAATACTCGCTGGTCAGCATGTCGGAATACGGCATGCTGCTAAAGGATGTTTCTTTAGACCTTCACGCTAACGAACCGGAATGGAACATCATGACCGAGTATGAAGAGAAGTTTTCGAAAAAAGGGCAGCCGATTTACCGGCTGGAAGCACAATTCAACGAGAATTAA
- a CDS encoding YtnP family quorum-quenching lactonase, giving the protein MEKFQFHDMALTWLDGGTTWLDGGTMFGVVPKVVWSKRYPVTEENQIELPTHPVLVQYKGHNIIIDSGLGSGKLTDRQKRNLGVSAESRIDDNLAELGLSAADIDTVLMTHLHGDHAAGLTKQQGETYVSAFPNAKIHVSAVEWEEMQHPNIRSRNTYWKENWEPIVDQVETFEGEKTLFDAITMIHTGGHSNGHSVIKMESGGETLLHMGDIMPTHAHQNPLWVLAYDDYPMDSIYAKEKLMKEALQNGYYFSFYHDAYYRVLKWSADGKEIVESVQYQEKKL; this is encoded by the coding sequence ATGGAGAAATTTCAGTTTCATGACATGGCATTAACTTGGCTGGACGGGGGAACAACTTGGCTGGACGGAGGCACAATGTTTGGGGTGGTGCCGAAAGTTGTCTGGTCTAAACGATACCCAGTGACCGAGGAGAACCAGATTGAATTGCCGACACATCCGGTGCTGGTACAGTATAAGGGCCATAACATCATCATCGACAGCGGACTCGGCTCTGGAAAACTGACAGACCGCCAAAAACGGAATCTTGGCGTATCCGCCGAATCGCGCATCGATGATAACTTGGCAGAGCTTGGGCTAAGTGCTGCAGATATTGATACCGTCTTGATGACGCATCTGCACGGAGACCATGCCGCAGGTTTGACGAAACAACAAGGCGAGACATATGTTTCGGCATTTCCGAATGCCAAAATCCACGTTTCCGCCGTCGAGTGGGAAGAAATGCAGCATCCGAATATCCGATCCAGAAATACATACTGGAAAGAAAATTGGGAGCCGATTGTGGATCAAGTGGAAACCTTCGAAGGCGAAAAGACCTTGTTCGACGCCATTACGATGATCCACACTGGCGGCCATTCCAACGGCCACAGCGTCATCAAAATGGAAAGCGGCGGCGAAACGCTCCTGCATATGGGCGACATTATGCCAACTCATGCCCACCAGAATCCGCTGTGGGTGCTTGCTTATGACGACTATCCGATGGATTCCATTTATGCCAAGGAAAAGCTCATGAAAGAAGCGCTCCAAAATGGCTATTATTTCTCGTTCTACCACGATGCCTATTACCGGGTCCTTAAATGGAGTGCGGATGGCAAAGAGATTGTCGAATCGGTGCAGTACCAAGAGAAAAAGCTATAA
- a CDS encoding PepSY domain-containing protein has translation MKNRDLLVGFAAGVAATYIIREVYDRKATLYPADDVLKSVKTAFKEEGPIDGSWIFMKTEPYKQHAVTTEVYKGGITRHREDELEQFEFLADAYTGAVLEVNKV, from the coding sequence GTGAAAAATCGAGATTTATTGGTTGGATTTGCAGCGGGTGTTGCAGCGACTTATATCATCAGAGAAGTCTATGACAGAAAAGCTACGCTTTACCCGGCTGACGATGTACTGAAAAGCGTTAAAACAGCGTTTAAAGAAGAAGGACCGATCGACGGCTCGTGGATTTTCATGAAAACCGAACCGTACAAACAGCATGCAGTTACAACAGAAGTTTATAAAGGCGGCATCACCCGGCACCGCGAAGATGAGCTCGAGCAATTCGAGTTCCTCGCAGATGCGTATACCGGAGCTGTTCTTGAAGTAAATAAAGTCTAA
- a CDS encoding M42 family metallopeptidase, which produces MNNETRELFKTLTELPGAPGNEHAVRKFMKQELEKYSDEVVQDNLGSIFGVKNGPQDGPKIMVAGHMDEVGFMVTQITDNGMLRFQPLGGWWNQVMLATRVEIIAGDKKIQGVVGSIPPHLLSEEMRSKPMDMKNMLIDIGADDKEDALSFGIRPGQQIVPFSPFTPMANDKKIMAKAWDNRYGCGLAIELLKELKDEQLPNQLYSGATVMEEVGLRGAQTAAAMIQPDLFFALDASPANDANGDKNEFGQLGKGALLRILDRTMVTHRGMREFILDTAETHHIPYQYFVSQGGTDAGRVHTANEGVPSSVIGICSRYIHTSASIIHTDDYAAAKELITKLVKAADRTTLETIKQNV; this is translated from the coding sequence ATGAATAATGAAACGCGCGAGTTGTTTAAAACATTAACTGAACTTCCTGGAGCTCCGGGAAATGAACATGCAGTGAGAAAATTCATGAAGCAAGAACTCGAAAAATATTCGGACGAAGTCGTTCAGGATAATCTGGGCAGCATCTTTGGCGTCAAGAACGGCCCGCAAGACGGCCCGAAAATCATGGTAGCCGGCCATATGGATGAAGTCGGTTTTATGGTCACGCAAATTACCGACAACGGCATGCTCCGTTTCCAGCCATTAGGCGGCTGGTGGAACCAGGTAATGCTGGCTACACGCGTAGAAATTATTGCCGGCGACAAAAAAATCCAGGGCGTTGTTGGATCCATTCCTCCGCATTTGCTGAGCGAAGAAATGCGGAGCAAGCCGATGGATATGAAGAATATGCTGATCGATATCGGAGCAGACGACAAAGAAGATGCATTGTCCTTCGGCATCCGTCCTGGCCAGCAAATTGTGCCGTTCAGTCCGTTCACTCCGATGGCAAATGACAAAAAAATCATGGCAAAAGCTTGGGACAACCGCTACGGCTGCGGATTGGCCATTGAATTGCTGAAAGAACTGAAAGATGAACAATTGCCGAACCAATTGTATTCAGGCGCAACCGTTATGGAAGAAGTGGGACTTCGCGGAGCCCAGACGGCTGCTGCAATGATCCAGCCGGATTTATTCTTCGCACTGGATGCAAGCCCGGCAAACGATGCAAACGGCGATAAAAATGAGTTTGGCCAATTAGGAAAAGGCGCATTGCTGCGCATCTTGGACCGGACCATGGTCACACACCGCGGCATGCGCGAGTTCATCCTGGATACGGCGGAAACGCATCATATTCCGTATCAATACTTTGTTTCACAAGGCGGAACGGATGCAGGACGTGTGCATACAGCCAACGAAGGCGTACCAAGCTCTGTTATCGGTATTTGTTCCCGGTACATCCACACTTCTGCGTCGATTATCCATACAGATGATTATGCAGCAGCAAAAGAATTAATCACGAAACTTGTCAAAGCGGCAGACCGCACGACACTTGAGACCATTAAACAAAACGTCTAA
- a CDS encoding DUF84 family protein codes for MKKMKVAIASKNPAKVKAVEAVLEKLDLVYDLAQADVESGVSAQPMSLAETRQGAINRSKSALSETLDLAIGLEGGVYDLEGQMYLCNWGALSTSEGQLYTAAGAQIPLPDEIAEKLRAGQELGPVMDDYANETGVRHHKGAVGILTAGFVNRDEMFEHIVSLLVGQYVRGIDTVASAPKHL; via the coding sequence ATGAAAAAAATGAAGGTAGCCATCGCTTCGAAAAACCCTGCGAAAGTAAAAGCGGTTGAAGCGGTTTTGGAAAAACTGGACCTTGTGTATGACTTGGCTCAAGCAGATGTAGAGTCCGGCGTTTCTGCTCAGCCAATGTCCCTTGCTGAAACGCGGCAAGGGGCAATCAACCGCTCAAAATCGGCATTGTCCGAAACACTTGATTTGGCGATTGGGCTGGAAGGCGGCGTTTATGATCTGGAAGGGCAAATGTATTTGTGCAATTGGGGAGCATTGTCGACAAGCGAAGGGCAACTTTACACAGCTGCAGGTGCACAAATTCCGTTGCCGGATGAAATTGCCGAGAAATTGCGGGCAGGGCAAGAATTGGGTCCAGTGATGGACGACTATGCGAATGAAACCGGCGTCCGGCACCATAAAGGAGCTGTCGGGATTTTGACGGCGGGGTTCGTTAACCGGGATGAAATGTTCGAGCATATTGTCAGCCTATTAGTCGGACAATATGTAAGAGGCATCGATACAGTTGCAAGTGCTCCGAAACATCTTTAA
- a CDS encoding thioredoxin family protein, producing the protein MRTLTTTEEFHELAANKPVVFMFTAGWCPDCRVIDPIMPDIESSFSDFTFVSVDRDNFIDLCIEKDIYGIPSFLAYTNGNEAGRFVSKDRKTQEEIEAFLTNLPK; encoded by the coding sequence ATGAGAACATTAACTACTACTGAAGAATTCCATGAATTGGCAGCCAACAAACCGGTTGTCTTTATGTTTACAGCAGGCTGGTGCCCGGATTGCCGTGTAATTGACCCGATCATGCCCGATATTGAATCGTCTTTCAGCGATTTTACGTTTGTGTCGGTAGACCGCGACAACTTTATTGATTTGTGCATTGAAAAAGACATCTATGGCATTCCGAGTTTTCTTGCTTACACAAACGGCAATGAGGCAGGGCGTTTTGTCAGCAAAGACCGCAAAACACAAGAAGAGATTGAGGCTTTTTTGACCAATCTGCCTAAATAA
- a CDS encoding DUF1444 family protein: MKPTELINLLKERMPSEQLEWRHDREKNNLHIRHKGIGKGMTLGVPQVINRYEAKGEAAIQEIVYTITETFDAMEKEAKGELQSSEHIYPVIRSTSFPTESNEGHKFVTSEHTAETRVYYALDAGTTYRLIDENMLNSLSLTVEQLKEIAKFQVRKLKTAVKEDQVAGNVFYFLNENDGYDASRILNETFLKDMKAKITGDMTVSVPHQDVLIIGDIRNETGYDVLAQMAMHFFTNGKVPITSLSFIYENGELEPIFILAKNRQNKENDKK; encoded by the coding sequence ATGAAACCGACTGAACTGATCAACCTCTTAAAAGAACGGATGCCGAGCGAACAGCTTGAATGGCGGCATGACCGCGAAAAAAATAATCTGCATATCCGCCATAAAGGCATTGGAAAAGGAATGACGCTTGGCGTACCGCAAGTCATTAACCGTTATGAGGCCAAAGGAGAAGCCGCTATCCAGGAAATCGTCTATACGATTACAGAAACCTTCGATGCGATGGAGAAAGAGGCAAAAGGTGAGCTTCAATCGTCCGAGCATATTTATCCGGTCATCCGCTCGACTTCGTTTCCAACGGAATCCAACGAAGGCCATAAATTCGTTACATCCGAGCATACAGCGGAAACGCGGGTATATTATGCCCTTGATGCCGGAACCACCTATCGCTTAATTGATGAAAATATGTTAAATTCATTAAGTCTCACTGTAGAGCAGCTGAAGGAAATTGCCAAATTTCAGGTCAGAAAACTGAAAACAGCTGTGAAAGAAGACCAAGTCGCAGGCAATGTGTTTTATTTTTTAAATGAAAACGACGGCTACGACGCTTCGCGTATCTTAAATGAAACTTTTCTTAAAGACATGAAAGCAAAAATAACAGGGGATATGACGGTATCAGTGCCGCACCAGGATGTGCTGATCATCGGCGATATCCGAAACGAAACGGGCTACGATGTATTGGCCCAGATGGCCATGCATTTCTTCACAAACGGCAAAGTACCGATTACTTCATTGTCATTCATCTACGAAAATGGAGAATTGGAGCCGATTTTCATCCTGGCCAAAAATCGACAAAACAAGGAGAACGATAAAAAATGA
- the ytpR gene encoding YtpR family tRNA-binding protein, giving the protein MNAFYNKNGIGDVLLVQLETETPEKIHTEQMDDVTLIKDEKGNIAGFNLFSASTYMDLGEAASVDVSEELVTALQNALEKNGVDLTLEVDLSPKFVVGYVEAKEKHPNADKLSVCRVSVGSEELQIVCGAPNIDQGQKVVVAKVGAVMPSGMVIKDAELRGVPSSGMICSAKELALPDAPQEKGILVLPEDAETGSAFEVKA; this is encoded by the coding sequence ATGAATGCATTCTACAATAAAAATGGTATAGGCGATGTCCTATTGGTTCAACTTGAAACAGAAACTCCTGAAAAAATCCACACAGAACAAATGGACGATGTCACGTTGATCAAAGACGAAAAGGGCAACATTGCCGGCTTCAACTTATTCAGTGCTTCCACCTATATGGATTTGGGCGAGGCCGCTTCAGTAGACGTATCTGAAGAATTGGTGACAGCGTTGCAAAATGCCTTGGAAAAGAACGGTGTGGATTTGACGCTGGAAGTCGATCTGTCTCCAAAATTTGTCGTGGGCTACGTGGAAGCGAAAGAAAAGCATCCGAACGCAGACAAACTAAGCGTTTGCCGGGTTTCAGTAGGCAGCGAGGAATTGCAGATTGTCTGCGGCGCACCAAATATCGATCAAGGCCAAAAAGTGGTTGTTGCCAAAGTCGGCGCTGTTATGCCTTCTGGAATGGTGATCAAAGATGCTGAGCTTCGCGGAGTTCCGTCAAGCGGCATGATCTGCTCTGCAAAAGAATTGGCATTGCCGGATGCCCCACAAGAAAAAGGAATTCTTGTTCTGCCGGAAGATGCAGAAACAGGTTCCGCATTTGAAGTAAAGGCGTGA
- a CDS encoding DNA translocase FtsK translates to MSWIKNLWDRLFFQDTDEEIIEVAPEQETEPDVRPKKSPFRFPVITDTEKEAFLKQNPRGRLAETVKREKPKAETLHTAPKRRPHSPALNQNRRHDPGQPYLPDYDAPKQTTPMAEAYMVSKPAKKPIPRTTAPRAPREVQQPVARPVSPKPSRPATQPYEAPKFTKTRHVDTQPIKKTRSFQPTRVPSPVYGYGDANSVPALGTLEKKGLQIEEKKIQPEQSPQDIRINETDMSRNMEKEAAVHANETAALPAAEHVPELMIVEEQPLFEDNQPETEEVQLNEITPDPQQQTNFENRETADLIAQPDVEAEKAAELPSVEQSLPITPDSVEPKAIKEAAKPETKREKTVPFNVLMLKSDKERQKKNSQARPAVLDRKPATENAEPLPAKKRDVKTQLMSEVIASSQPAEPVQEPVQVSVQETAAPYEYPKLDFLRPPENDLIDETWMEEQGERLIEALSYFQIQASILSIVQGPAVTQFELTVAQGVKVSKIRNLADDLKLALAARDIRIQAPIPGKSSIGIEIPNRKSRPVRISEVIGSPVFKDSESPLEAAMGLDLTGKPVTLDLRKMPHGLIAGATGSGKSVCINSLLVSLLYKSSPRDLKLLLIDPKMVELAPYNHIPHLISPVITDVKAATASLKWAVEEMERRYQLFAHVGVRDLNRYNKLVKEKGDHAQHLPYILIVIDELADLMMMSPSDVEDAICRIAQKARACGIHLVIATQRPSVDVITGLIKSNIPTRIAFSVSSQVDSRTILDSQGAERLLGRGDMLYLGNGMSAPVRLQGTFVTDDEIEEVIAHVRKQGEPEYFFKEEELIKRSESPDVQDDLFEEACRFIISQGSASTSLLQRKFHIGYNRAARLMDMIEQHGFISEQNGSKARAVLITEDDMADVFQ, encoded by the coding sequence ATGAGTTGGATTAAAAATCTATGGGATCGTTTGTTTTTCCAAGACACGGATGAAGAAATAATTGAAGTGGCTCCGGAGCAGGAAACGGAACCCGATGTCCGGCCGAAGAAATCGCCGTTCCGCTTTCCAGTCATAACCGATACAGAAAAAGAAGCTTTCTTAAAACAAAATCCGCGGGGGCGCCTGGCAGAAACGGTGAAGCGGGAAAAACCAAAAGCGGAGACTCTTCATACCGCTCCGAAGCGCAGACCGCACAGCCCGGCTTTAAACCAGAATCGGCGCCATGATCCTGGGCAGCCTTACTTGCCGGATTACGATGCACCAAAACAAACAACGCCTATGGCAGAAGCCTATATGGTGTCAAAGCCGGCTAAAAAGCCGATTCCGAGAACAACGGCGCCGAGAGCCCCAAGAGAAGTACAGCAACCTGTTGCCCGACCGGTATCACCAAAGCCGTCCCGTCCGGCAACTCAGCCGTATGAAGCGCCGAAATTCACGAAAACCCGTCATGTTGACACGCAGCCGATTAAGAAAACCCGCAGTTTCCAGCCAACCCGTGTACCGTCTCCGGTCTATGGCTATGGAGATGCAAATTCGGTTCCGGCACTGGGTACTTTAGAGAAAAAAGGGCTTCAGATTGAAGAAAAGAAAATTCAGCCGGAGCAATCGCCTCAGGATATCCGGATTAACGAAACGGACATGAGCCGGAACATGGAAAAAGAAGCAGCGGTACACGCTAACGAAACAGCTGCATTGCCAGCTGCAGAACATGTTCCGGAACTCATGATTGTTGAAGAACAACCGCTTTTCGAAGATAATCAGCCGGAAACCGAAGAAGTGCAATTAAATGAAATAACTCCAGATCCGCAACAACAAACAAACTTTGAAAATCGGGAAACTGCTGATCTTATCGCTCAACCCGATGTTGAAGCTGAAAAGGCAGCGGAACTGCCAAGTGTGGAACAATCCTTGCCAATAACTCCGGATTCTGTTGAGCCGAAAGCAATAAAGGAAGCTGCAAAACCGGAAACGAAACGGGAAAAAACCGTGCCGTTCAATGTATTGATGCTGAAATCCGATAAAGAACGCCAAAAAAAAAACAGCCAAGCAAGGCCAGCGGTCCTAGACCGTAAGCCGGCAACAGAAAATGCTGAACCGCTTCCCGCTAAAAAACGGGACGTAAAGACGCAGTTGATGTCTGAAGTGATCGCTTCATCACAACCTGCAGAACCAGTTCAAGAACCAGTTCAAGTGTCGGTACAAGAAACGGCGGCGCCTTACGAATACCCAAAGCTTGACTTTCTGCGGCCTCCAGAAAATGATCTGATTGATGAAACGTGGATGGAAGAGCAGGGAGAGCGCCTGATTGAAGCTTTGTCCTATTTCCAGATTCAAGCTTCAATTCTAAGCATTGTACAGGGTCCTGCTGTCACTCAATTTGAATTGACCGTAGCCCAAGGTGTGAAAGTCAGCAAAATCCGCAACTTGGCGGATGATTTAAAATTGGCGCTTGCAGCGAGAGATATCCGGATTCAAGCGCCGATTCCTGGCAAGAGTTCAATTGGGATTGAAATTCCAAATCGAAAATCCCGTCCCGTGCGAATTTCCGAAGTGATTGGGAGTCCGGTATTCAAGGATTCGGAATCGCCATTGGAAGCAGCGATGGGCCTCGATTTGACCGGGAAGCCGGTTACATTGGATTTGCGTAAAATGCCGCATGGCCTGATTGCGGGAGCTACAGGCTCCGGGAAAAGCGTATGCATTAACTCGCTGTTGGTGAGCTTATTGTATAAATCATCGCCGCGTGATTTGAAACTGTTATTAATCGATCCAAAAATGGTGGAACTCGCTCCATACAACCATATCCCTCATTTGATCAGCCCTGTTATTACCGATGTCAAGGCAGCAACCGCATCATTGAAATGGGCTGTTGAGGAAATGGAGCGCCGCTACCAATTGTTTGCGCATGTGGGAGTCCGTGATTTGAACCGCTACAATAAACTGGTTAAAGAAAAAGGGGATCACGCCCAGCACTTGCCATATATCTTGATTGTCATCGATGAGTTGGCTGATTTGATGATGATGTCGCCATCAGACGTAGAAGATGCCATTTGCCGGATTGCCCAAAAAGCGCGTGCTTGCGGAATCCATTTGGTCATTGCGACGCAGCGTCCGTCAGTCGATGTCATTACCGGATTGATCAAATCCAACATCCCGACGCGCATTGCGTTTTCTGTATCCTCTCAAGTGGACAGCCGGACGATTCTGGATTCGCAAGGAGCGGAACGGCTTCTCGGCAGGGGAGATATGCTTTATCTTGGAAACGGCATGTCCGCGCCGGTGCGCCTCCAAGGCACATTCGTGACAGATGACGAAATCGAAGAAGTGATTGCGCATGTCCGAAAACAAGGGGAGCCGGAGTACTTCTTTAAAGAAGAAGAGCTTATTAAACGAAGTGAATCTCCAGATGTACAGGATGACTTGTTTGAGGAAGCCTGCCGCTTTATCATTTCGCAAGGCAGCGCATCCACTTCTTTATTGCAGCGGAAATTCCATATCGGCTACAACCGGGCGGCGAGATTGATGGACATGATTGAACAGCATGGCTTTATCTCGGAGCAAAACGGCAGCAAAGCCCGCGCTGTTTTAATAACAGAAGATGACATGGCTGATGTTTTTCAGTAA
- the murC gene encoding UDP-N-acetylmuramate--L-alanine ligase, with amino-acid sequence MTVLHFTGIKGSGMSPLAQIMHDMGEHVQGSDIEKHFFTEDRLRERGITILPFDENNIQKNMTIIAGNAFNDEHPELVKARELGATVIRYHDFLGDLMKQYVSVAITGAHGKTSTTGLMAHVLDGYKPVSYLIGDGTGFGKENSHYFVAEACEYRRHFLAYHPDYAIMTNIDFDHPDYFTGIDDVFKAFEEVAQQVKKCIIACGDDEHLQRIQAPVPVVYYGFGPENDFQARNVVKDTEGTTFDVVIRNEFFHTFNIPMFGDHAVLNALGVISLCHYENIPADIIQQQLSNYGGVKRRFTQTELGGNILIDDYAHHPTEIRATLQSARQKFPDRELIAIFQPHTFTRTQTFLQEFADSLSGADHVYLCDIFGSAREQAGTLTIQDLVEKIEGSHVLQADNVSPLLSHEQGVYLFMGAGDVTKFQEAFEKLITSQETV; translated from the coding sequence ATGACAGTATTACATTTTACCGGGATTAAAGGTTCGGGTATGAGCCCGCTTGCTCAGATCATGCATGATATGGGAGAGCACGTACAAGGTTCCGATATAGAAAAACATTTTTTCACAGAAGACCGTCTTCGCGAACGGGGCATCACCATTCTGCCTTTTGATGAAAACAATATCCAGAAAAACATGACCATCATTGCAGGGAACGCATTTAATGATGAGCATCCGGAACTCGTCAAGGCACGTGAACTGGGTGCGACCGTTATCCGCTACCACGATTTTCTTGGCGATTTGATGAAGCAGTATGTGTCAGTCGCTATTACGGGCGCACATGGCAAAACTTCGACTACCGGCTTGATGGCACATGTGCTTGACGGATATAAACCGGTGTCGTATTTGATCGGGGACGGTACAGGCTTCGGGAAAGAAAATTCCCATTACTTTGTAGCGGAAGCTTGTGAATACCGGCGCCATTTTCTGGCTTACCACCCGGACTATGCCATCATGACGAATATCGATTTTGACCACCCGGATTATTTTACGGGGATTGATGATGTTTTTAAGGCATTTGAAGAAGTGGCCCAGCAAGTCAAAAAATGCATTATCGCCTGCGGAGACGATGAGCACCTTCAAAGAATCCAGGCACCTGTGCCTGTTGTCTATTACGGATTCGGCCCGGAAAATGATTTTCAGGCGCGGAACGTTGTAAAAGACACAGAAGGCACGACATTCGACGTGGTCATCCGGAATGAATTTTTCCATACATTCAATATTCCGATGTTTGGAGACCATGCCGTTTTAAATGCACTTGGTGTTATTTCTTTATGCCATTATGAAAACATACCAGCGGATATCATTCAGCAGCAATTGTCCAACTACGGCGGTGTAAAACGCCGGTTTACCCAGACAGAACTGGGCGGCAACATTTTAATCGATGATTATGCACACCATCCGACAGAAATCCGCGCTACCTTGCAGTCGGCGCGCCAGAAATTTCCGGACCGTGAGTTAATCGCGATTTTCCAGCCGCATACGTTCACGCGCACTCAAACTTTTCTGCAGGAATTTGCGGACAGCTTGAGCGGGGCGGACCACGTTTACTTATGTGATATTTTTGGTTCGGCACGCGAGCAGGCTGGCACCTTGACCATCCAGGATCTTGTGGAAAAAATCGAAGGCAGCCACGTCCTGCAGGCTGACAATGTATCACCTTTGCTTTCGCACGAACAGGGCGTCTACTTGTTCATGGGAGCAGGAGATGTTACCAAGTTCCAGGAAGCTTTTGAAAAATTAATTACTTCTCAGGAGACAGTTTGA